The DNA segment ACGCGGCGGGCGGGCGTGTCGTGACTGCGCCAACCAACGGCGCATGCGGCATCGTCCCGGCGGTACTGGCGTACTACGACAAGTTTATCCGCGAAGTTAACGCCAACTCACTGGCTCGCTACATGCTGGTGGCCAGCGCGATCGGCTCTCTGTACAAGATGAACGCCTCCATTTCCGGTGCGGAAGTGGGCTGTCAGGGTGAGGTCGGCGTGGCCTGCTCTATGGCGGCGGCGGGTCTGGCAGAGCTGCTGGGCGGCAGTCCGACACAGGTGTGCATCGCTGCGGAAATCGGCATGGAGCACAACTTGGGTCTGACCTGCGATCCGGTTGCGGGCCAGGTACAGGTGCCGTGCATTGAGCGTAACGCGATTGCCTCCGTGAAAGCGGTCAACGCCGCGCGTATGGCGCTGCGTCGTACCAGCGAGCCGCGCGTGTGCCTCGATAAAGTTATTGAGACCATGTACGAAACCGGTAAAGACATGAACGCCAAGTACCGTGAAACCTCCCGCGGCGGCCTGGCGATGAAGATTGTCGCCTGCGATTAAGTCCTACCACGTTTCAGGATCTGTAGGCCGGATAAGGCGCTCGCCGCCATCCGGCATTTATTGCCTGATGGCGCTTCGCTTATCAGGCCTACGGATCGCGCTATTTCGCAACACTCGCCTCCTGTCGCCCTGGATGTTACCCTGTCCCCAAATTTGTCAGGGAGAATACCGTGGCCGTCCATCTGCTTATCGTCGATGCACTGAATTTAATTCGCCGTATTCATGCGGTTCAAGGATCGCCCTGCGCGGAGACCTGCCTGCATGCGCTTGAGCAGTTGATTGTACACAGTCAGCCGACACACGCCGTCGCCGTATTTGACGATGACGCGCGCAACAGCGGCTGGCGTCATCAGCGTCTCCCGGACTACAAAGCCGGTCGTCCTCCCATGCCTGACGAGTTGCACAATGAAATGCCCGCAATACGCGCCGCCTTCGAACAGCGCGGCGTGCAATGCTGGGTTTCCAGCGGCAATGAGGCGGATGATTTAGCCGCCACGCTGGCGGTCAAGGTCACACAGGCCGGGCATCAGGCCACTATCGTTTCTACCGACAAAGGCTACTGTCAGTTGCTCTCCCCGACGCTGCGTATCCGCGATTATTTCCAGAAACGCTGGCTGGATGCGCCATTCATTGAGAAAGAGTTCGGCGTCCTCCCCCAACAGTTGCCGGACTACTGGGGGCTGGCGGGGATTAGCAGTTCAAAAGTCCCCGGCGTGGCGGGCATTGGCCCCAAAAGCGCGACTCAATTGTTGGTTCAGTTTCAGACTCTGGAAGGGATTTATGCGCACCTCGACGAGGTAGCGGAAAAGTGGTGCAAGAAGCTTGAAGCGCATAAAGAGATGGCATTTTTGTGCCGCGATATCGCGCGCCTGCAAACGGATCTCCATATCGACGGGAACTTACAGCAGCTACGGCTGACGCGGTAGCTGTGTTGCCGGGTGGCGCTGCGCTTATCCGGCCTACATTTCGTGCAATCCTGTAGGCCGGATAAGGCCATCTGGCAAAATTACCAGGCGGTATGGTACAACTCGACGATATCGGCAATACTCGCTTCACGCGGATTACCACCGGTGCAAACATCGTCAAATGCCGCCTGCGCCAGCGCCGGAATATCCTCTTTACGCACGCCGACATCGCGTAAATGCAACGGAATACCGACGTCCCGGTTGAGGGTAAATACCGCTTCCACGGCGGCATTACGCGCCTCGCTCAAACTTATCCCTTCGACCTTCTCGCCCATCGCACGCGCGATATCACGGAACTTCTCACCGGTATATTCCGCGTTGTAGCGCATGATATGCGGCAGAAGAATCGCATTAGCAACGCCGTGCGGAGTGTTATAAAACGCGCCCAGCGGATGCGCCATCCCGTGCACCAGCCCAAGCCCCACGTTGGAAAAGCCCATCCCGGCAACGTACTGCCCCAGCGCCATCGCTTCGCCCGCTTCACGCTCGCCCGCAACCGAACCACGCAATGCCCCGGCGATGATCTCAATGGCCTTAATATGCAGCGCATCCGTCAACGCCCACGCGGCACGGGTGATGTATCCTTCGATCGCGTGGGTTAACGCATCCACCCCGGTTGCCGCCTTCAGCGCGGGCGGCATGCCGTCCATCATGTCGGCATCAATAAACGCGACCTGCGGGATATCATGCGGATCGACACAAACAAATTTACGCCGCTTTTCTTCATCGGTGATCACATAGTTAATGGTCACTTCCGCTGCGGTTCCCGCAGTGGTCGGGATCGCCATCACCGGCACGCTCGGATAACGGGTCAGCGACAGACCTTCCAGACTGCGCACGTCAGCAAACTCAGGGTTATTGCTGATAATGCCGATCGCCTTACAGGTATCCTGCGGGGAGCCGCCGCCGATGGCAATCAGGTAGTCTGCCCCGCTTTGTTGAAATACGTTCAGCCCCTCTTTCACCACGCCGATGGTTGGATTTGGGATCACGCCATCGTAGATCGCCCATGCCAGCCCTGCGGCATCCATCTTATCCGTGACGTTTCTGACCACACCGCACTGCACCAGCGTTTTGTCACTGACAATTAGCGCCTTGCGATAGCCCCGGCGTTGAACCTCATCGGTTAACGCCGCCACCGCCCCCCGGCCAAACCATGCCGTTTCGTTCAGGATCATTCTGTTCGCCATAGCCCGTCTCCTTCGCTGTGCGAAATTACTCTTCGATACGTAATCCGTAGGTTTTGAATTTTTCCAGCACAATGGCGATAGCCTCATCATCCAGTACAGGCACCGGATCGGTAATCGCCAGCGTACTGAGGTACAGCTGCGCCAGCACTTCCACTTCATGCGCCAGCCACAGCGCTTTTTCCAGGTTCTCTTCGCAGGCGATCAACCCATGATGCTGTAGCAGGGTC comes from the Citrobacter koseri ATCC BAA-895 genome and includes:
- the xni gene encoding flap endonuclease Xni, producing the protein MAVHLLIVDALNLIRRIHAVQGSPCAETCLHALEQLIVHSQPTHAVAVFDDDARNSGWRHQRLPDYKAGRPPMPDELHNEMPAIRAAFEQRGVQCWVSSGNEADDLAATLAVKVTQAGHQATIVSTDKGYCQLLSPTLRIRDYFQKRWLDAPFIEKEFGVLPQQLPDYWGLAGISSSKVPGVAGIGPKSATQLLVQFQTLEGIYAHLDEVAEKWCKKLEAHKEMAFLCRDIARLQTDLHIDGNLQQLRLTR
- the fucO gene encoding lactaldehyde reductase, which produces MANRMILNETAWFGRGAVAALTDEVQRRGYRKALIVSDKTLVQCGVVRNVTDKMDAAGLAWAIYDGVIPNPTIGVVKEGLNVFQQSGADYLIAIGGGSPQDTCKAIGIISNNPEFADVRSLEGLSLTRYPSVPVMAIPTTAGTAAEVTINYVITDEEKRRKFVCVDPHDIPQVAFIDADMMDGMPPALKAATGVDALTHAIEGYITRAAWALTDALHIKAIEIIAGALRGSVAGEREAGEAMALGQYVAGMGFSNVGLGLVHGMAHPLGAFYNTPHGVANAILLPHIMRYNAEYTGEKFRDIARAMGEKVEGISLSEARNAAVEAVFTLNRDVGIPLHLRDVGVRKEDIPALAQAAFDDVCTGGNPREASIADIVELYHTAW